From the Helianthus annuus cultivar XRQ/B chromosome 17, HanXRQr2.0-SUNRISE, whole genome shotgun sequence genome, the window gtccgtaaggcgcgtacgggcctaacgagcgtcgaaactaagcccgtcgttgcccgttaggcccgtacgcgccttacggacgacgtcgactaaataatattttttaacgacgggcttagtttcgacgctcgttaggcccgtacgcgccttacggacgacgtcgactaaataatatttttttttattatttagtcgacgtcatccgtaaggcgcgtacgggcctaacgggcaacgacggacttagtttcgacgctcgttaggcccgtacgcgccttacggacgacgtcgactaaataatattttttttattatttagtcgacgtcatccgtaaggcgcgtacgggcctaacgggcaacgacggacttagtttcgacgctcgttaggcccgtacgcgccttacggacgacgtcgactaaataatatttttttattatttagtcgacgtcgtccgtaaggcgcgtacgggcctaacgggcaacgacggacctagtttcgacgctcgttaggcccgtacgcgccttacggacgacgtcgactaaataatattttttttattatttagtcgacgtcgtccgtaaggcgcgtacgggcctaacgagcgtcgaaactaagtccgtaaCGACAAAACACTTTAAATAACCTGCCAGAATTTTTTATAACCTGCCTGAATTTCAAAATATAACATTTCAAAATATGTGAAACTGTTTACACCGAAGTTTGATATATACATAACAAAATACATTACAAAGTTTGTACATACATAACAAAATGATAAAATACTACTGCTGCTGctcctgatgctgctgctgctgctcctgatgctgctgctgctgccgcTGATGCTGATCCCAGTCCGCATCCGCAATGAAGGGTAGTGGAGGTAACCCGTCATGCTGTCGCTGCTGCTGCAGCGCCGCAGCCACCCACTctaacaaataattgtttctctcAACGTTTCGAAGCAGCCGCTCATGTGACGGGTCAGGACCGGGCATAACATGGCGTGGGAACTGGGGCGCCCCGGGTGGTCCACGCGGCTGTGGTGGCCGCGGAAGAACGGCGGCCGGGTCATGCGGCTCCGGCGGCTCCGGATCCCGCGGGGGATAAATCAGAGGGAACTCTTCTGGCAGTTCCTTAAGCTGGTATTGCGTGCCGTCCAGATTCTTTAACCGCTTCCCGCATGGAAAGTCTTTGGTAATATGCATCCCGTTTATTGTGTTCATCCCCATCCGCTTTGGCTGTGCCGCCGGGCCTACACGGCCGCGGTCGTTCTCCGGATGATAGCCCAACGAATGGGCTATCTTGGTCACGTAAGCGCCGCCGAATAGCATTCCGCGCTCCTGTCGATGATGCGCGGAGGCGAAATACTGTGCCAACCCGTAGGCGAGAGCGCACGGCCTCTTGTATAAGAGGCAATACAAAAAGAATAAGTCACCACTCGTACACCACTCCCGGCTTTTGTTTCGAGCAGTGATCGAAGTGGAAATCATCTTGTGCAAATACCTGCATAAATGGAAACCAGTCAGTAAATAATAATCAGACGACATCGATTAAATGGAAACCGTAagtcgcgtaggtccctaacgggcatttaaacggctgcaaacgcagccgcaaacggcAGCGATTTCGCTgccgtttgcggctgcgtttgcagtCGTAAACGagcgtttaaacggctgcaaacgcagccgcacACGGCTGCGTTTTCGCTGCCGTCTGCGGCGGCATTTGCAGCCGTAACCGGGCGTTTAAAgggctgcaaacgcagccccaAACGGCTGCGAAATCGCTGCCCTTTGGGGCtgtgtttgcagccgtttaaacgccggtttacggctgcaaacgcagccccaAACGGCTGCCGGTTTAGACGTCGTTCAAACGCCggttacggttcgacttcgactaaaaaattaaaaaaaaaatatgtttaaaaaaaaatcctgTTTAAAAAGAAATTTGGTTTAAACGGTCCTTGgagtttcaaaaattgacacaaatggtcccttttttgatatatttacactttggtccctgaagtttcaattttttacaaaaatggtccccgatgtttcaaaaattgacacaagtggtccctaacgagcgtcgaaactaagttcgtcgttaaaatataaaacgacgaacttagtttcgacgctcgttagagacctacgggccttacggttcgacttcgactaaataataaaaaaatatatattttaacgacgaacttagtttcgacgctcgaacGGACCTACGCGCTTTACGAGCGtcaaaactaagatcgtcgttaaattatactttttttattatttagtcgaagtcgatccgtaaggcgcgtaggtccgtaacgagcgtcgaaactaagttcgtcgttaaaatataaaacgacgaacttagtttcgacgttcgttagggacctacgcgccttacggttcgacttcgactaaataataaaaaaaatatatatattttaacgacgaacttagtttcgacgctcgttaggaccgtacgcgccttacgagcGTCAAAACTATGATCGTcgtcgttaaattatatttttttattatttagtcgaagtcgaactgtaagtcgcgtaggtccctaacgggcgtttaaacggctgcaaacgcagccgcaaacggcAGATATTTCGCTgccgtttgcggctgcgtttgcagtcgtaaacgggcgtttaaacggctgcgTTTTCGCTGCCGTCTGCGGCGGCATTTGCAGCCGTAACcgggcgtttaaacggctgcaaacgcagccccaAACGGCTGCGAAATCGCTGCCCTTTGGGGCtgtgtttgcagccgtttaaacgccgGTTTACGGCTGCAAACCCAGTCCCAAACGGCTGCCGGTTTAGACGTCGTtcaattttttacaaaaacgGCTGACGGTTTGATATATTTACACTTTGTTCCCTAAAGTTTctattttttacaaaaatggtccctgatgtttcaaaaattgacaaaaatcaactaaataattaaaaaaagaaattttcttttaaaaaaatctgtttaaaaaaaactgTTTAATAACTAACGTACCTGAAGAGCGGATCCTCAATCAGCGTACTCCTCCCCTTGGATTGGTGGTGGTCCCAATGACGGATGTCCGCGATCAGATCCCAAAACCCTAATAGCGTGGGTTTATCAATCATTACGAGCCCCTGTTTACACGAATGTTTATTAAAcgttaaattaatattaaatcttaaatgttatatattaaaaataataataataacaatacaaaatttGTGTTAAACGTACCTTCGTATAAAGATCCGTAGCAATCTCAGCCTCCGTATACAAACCGCTATGCACCGCAAACTGTGCAAGTGACATTTCGCGCGCCTGGCCAGCCATGCGAAAAGAAACCTCGGGCGGGGGAGGGGGCTGCGCGGGGTCCACAACCTCATCTGGCCGACGAGGATGAAACTCGAACGACGACAGAAACTCGACTAGTATCTCCCTGTAGGTCGGCGTAAATGATAGCTCAAACAGACGATCCCACGGTGAATCAACGGGAACAAACCCCCGCACCCAATCTTCAACCTCAAGCTTCCGGAGGGTTTTCCACGAAACCGCAAAGTGTTCACCAATATGCATCTTCCGAAGCTTCTCGCAACGGAGCGCAGCCTCGGACTCCAGAGGAAACTCCAAATAAGGGTGATTCTCTAGAGGATCTGGCGGTGGACGCGCCCGCCGTTTCCGCTGCGGCTGCTCCGGAATATCTACTTCGAAATCCATTTCCtccatttttctgtttttaaaaaaaaaaaacaatttaagtttaagtttaaaaaaatatatattttctgtttaaaaatatatattttctgtttaCAAAGTGAAAGCATAAAGACAAGTGAaagcataaaaatatatattttctgtttaaaaatatatatttttctgtttttaaaaaaaaaaaaacaatttaagtttatgtttaaaaaatggtccctgaggtttgatgtgtttacaaaattggtccctgaggtttgatgaatttacaaaaatggtccctggtgtttccaggatttaataaaatggtcccttgtgtttcagaaattgaccagggaccattttattaaatcctggaaacaccagggaccatttttgtaaacttatcaaacctcagggaccaattttgtaaacacatcaaacctcagggaccatttttgtaaatttatcatccgtaaggcgcgtacgggcctaacgggcaacgacggacttagtttcgacgctcgttaggcccgtacgcgccttacggacgacgtcgactaaataatattttttttattatttagtcgacgtcatccttaaggcgcgtacgggcctaacgggcaacgacgggcttagtttcgacgctcgttaggcccgtacgcgacttacggacgacgtcgactaaataatattttttttattatttagtcgacgtcgtccgtaaggcgcgtacgggcctaacgagcgtcgaaactaagcccgtcgttaaacggacttagtttcgacgctcgttaggcccgtacgcgccttacggacgacgtcgactaaataatatttttttttattatttagtcgacgtcgtccgtaaggcgcgtacgggcctaacgagcgtcgaaactaagtccgtcgttgcccgttaggcccgtacgcgccttacggatgataaatttacaaaaatggtccctgaggtttgatgaatttacaaaaatggtccctggtgtttccaggatttaataaaatggtcccttgtgtttcagaaattgaccagggaccatttttgtaaatcctggaaacaccagggaccatttttgtaaattcatcaaacctcagggactaattttgtaaacacatcaaacctcggggaccatttttgtaaatttatcatccgtaaggcgcgtacgggcctaacgggcaacgacggacttagtttcgacgctcgttaggcccgtaagCGCCTTACGGActacgtcgactaaataatattttttttattatttagtcgacgtcgtccgtaaggcgcgtacgggcctaacgagcgtcgaaactaagcccgtcgttaaacggacttagtttcgacgctcgttaggcccgtacgcgccttacggacgacgtcgactaaataatattttttttattatttagtcgacgtcatccgtaaggcgcgtacattatttagtcgacgtcgtccgtaaggggcgtacgggcctaacgagcgtcgaaactaagcccgtcgttaaaattttaacgacgggcttagtttcgacgcccgttaggcccgtacgccccttacggacgacgtcgactaaataacgtacgcgccttacggacgacgtcgactaataatattttttttattatttagtcgacgtcgtccgtaaggcgcgtacgggcctaacgagcgtcgaaactaagcccgtcgttaaagtcgttaaaattttaacgacgggcttagtttcgacgctcgttaggcccgtacgccccttacggacgacgtcgactaaaatttatattttctgtttaaaaatatatatttttctgtttttaaaaaaaaaaacaatttaagtttatgtataaaaaaatggtccctgaggtttgatgtgtttacaaaattggtccctgaggtttgatgaatttacaaaaatggtccctggtgtttccaggatttacaaaaatggtccctggtcaatttctgaaacacaagggaccattttattaaatcctggaaacaccagacCCTGTTCTTATCCCGAAAACTAAATTGACCATTTTTTTAGAAATAGATTTTTTTTACCTGAACCTGGTTTGGCCCGTACGCACTTAGTTtttttagtcgacgtcgtccgtaaggcgcgtacgggcctaacgggcaacgacggacttagtttcgacgctcgttaggcccgtacgcgccttacggacgacgtcgactaaataataaaaaaaatattatttagtcgacgtcgtccgtaaggcgcgtacgggcctaacgggcgtcgaaactaagcccgtcgttgccCGTAGGCCcatacgcgccttacggatgataaatttacaaaaatggtccctgaggtttgatgtgtttacaaaattggtccctgaggtttgataagTTTACAAAAAATGGTCACTGTAAACCCTAATCAAACAAATCAAAAAAACACCCCTAATTTACTGTAAACCCTAATCAAACACATCAAACAAACACCCCTAATTCACTGTAAACCCTAATATACCTATGATACAGCCCTAATTTACGGATAAAAtaccaaaaaaatcaaaattacttAAATAGGTTGAGTATATACCTCGTTTATACTTCGAATTCGCGTGTATACGGTCGGAAATACGTAGTCGCCTTCGTAGGGGTTCGTAGTggttttgtttgtaatttgggGAAGAACATACGCTGCGTAGGGGTTTTCCTGATTTATATCAGAAGCTATACGCAGCGTAGTGATCAATACGAAGCGTAGGTCTATGTCTAAAATTACGATTTAGCCCTTCTATCAGTGCTATACGGGGCTTAATATAAGGGCAAAAACGTCATTGTGCACCTTTATATACGCGTCGTATTGATCTCTACGATACGTATATAAGAGGTCATCACAATGACCTTTATACCCTTCTGTTTAGCCTATACAAAGCATCTGTAGAAGGGCATAAAGGTCATTATGATGACAATTAAATACGCATCGTAGAGACCCATACGAAGCGTATTTAAAGGTCCGAAAATGACGTTTTTGCCCTTATTTTAAGCCCCGTATAGCCCTAAAAGAGGGGCAAAATAGTAATTTAACATGTTTATATTTTCAAACTTCAATTTGGGGGGAAAATTGTCCGCCTTTGACATAGgatgcgtattgatcaatacgctgCCTGGTTTTTCTCATTTTACCTTTTTACCCTTGTTATGAGGCTAAAGGAAGCCAAAAAGAGGGGCTTTATTGTCAATTGGAAGAACATACGATGCGTAGGGATCCCTACGCACCTTAGaagaccttttttttttttttcttggttTGTATTTAGAGAAACTAAAAATAATCCAAAAATTATGTTTATAAAAATTtgaattataaattataaattataaattataaattataaattataaattataaattataaatgaattaaaaatgataaaactttataaattaaaaaatttctACAATTTACAAAATTACAAGTTTCCGCTTAATCTTCGATAACATTTAAACTCGGTTCTCTGTCTTTGTCTCGGTCTGATTTAGGATGCATTAACTCGTAGTAGTGCTCTAACTGCGGTGTATACATTTCTTCCCACCGTTTCGCAGCTATTGATCGATGTGCCGACCACATCGGGTTCACTAAAGGCATGGGGTAGTCTCCTTCCAACTTAGCATGTATGAAGTGTCCCCCGTGAACATGTACAAGCGTTATCGCTTGAGGTCGTGGATCTAGTGGGGCATCCGTTAATGGGAAGATGGTAGAGCTCCATTCAATGCTTAGCACGTGGAGGACAATATTATACCTTTGCGCTATGAGAAGCCCTACGTGGGGCATTTCCATCCAGTGACTTTGATCGCACCCTTTCACTGAATGCCATTCGATGCTCTTACGTATTCGTTTAAAGTCTCCTTCGTTATATGTTTCGAATACATGCTTCCAACGCGGTTTGTTATGGTCAATCTCCAGTAGTAAATCTCTTCGAATATTGGGCCATGCGTGTTCCGTAAAACCTAACCCGACAGCCACAGACCTGTACCCACAATGACCGTCTGGGGTCACATCTTGTATACGCGATATGTAAGAGCGAAACTCTGATGGAATTTGATTCTTAAACCTCTTAATGCATAACAAGTGCTCGTCCCCCTTTATTAATGGAAAAACCTTATCATCCCTCGTCTCcttctttttagaacttgttgaACTGTTTGGTTgcattttaggtttttcagacttCACAAACGAACCAGTTCCACGAGAGCCCTCTGACGGTACGTATGAGCTGTGTCGGGGTAAATCGTACCTATGCTTGGGGGAAGCGGTAATTACGTTGCTGTCCTCGCCATAGGAGCTGTATCTCGCAGCTTGGTCTAACCTCGCAGCTTCATCTAGCCTTTCTTGTACTTTCTTTGATGTAGGCCGACCGCGAGTGTTTTGCTGGACGATCGGTGGTTTCTTGGTTGACGATTTCGGGGTGAAAACCGCTTTTATCTTTGAAAGCATACTCTTTTGCTGAACGGGGGACTGCGCCTCTAAATGTTGCCGCACATTATTGAGCTCTGCTACAATATCGACCTCCTCGTCTACCAGTTTACAAGGGAGCAAGTCAAGCTTACGCCAGAATACATCTATCTCGTCGAGTTGTATTATACGCCCTGCACAGTTAAGTTAATACGGTGTGAGAAACAGCTAAATCGTACAAAATAACAAAAGGTTtgttgttttaatattttttacctgTACGGTTGTAGTTTTCCAGTCTACAAGCACACGGCAATCCTTTGCTAAGCCACATATGGCAACCACATGATGCGTTAAGTTTCCGCAAcacatccatcttcctcagtagctCTTTTTCCAGCAAATCAAGTGCTTCATGGGAAACCTTTCCACGTAGGTTGTCCAACATTTGGTGTCTATGGTGGTTCATCGTTTTTTCGATGCTCTCAGTGAAACTTTTTTGTATTTCATCATACTGAGTTTCAACTATATCAATGATGCATCTTGCTATTCGCTCCAATGAACTCCCGCGCGTAATGTATCTTTTTAAATTTGCGTgctggctctcaactctgttggTGGTGCGCTGACCAAAGTTGCGACACTTATCGGTCCACGCATAAACGAACATTTCTTTATAGTCTTTGAGCCAGTTTTCGTAGACGTAATCATAGACAcctgtaaaaataaaataatgaaatgtaAAAGCGTGTGTGAAATATAATAGATTGGGTGAGTCGTTTGTTGAAGGAACACTTACTTTCTCGGTTGGCAACCACGAGTCGGTTATACATTTTCTCCAAGTTGTACTTGTACATGGGCTCTGATGAAGATTCGCACAATGTCCGCCAGTACGACATAAATTTCCCCCAATCTTCTTTATCGAACCCTTCCTTGCACTTTCTAGCTATATTTTGTTGGATGTGAAAGTGGCATAGAAGCCTTTTTGCGTTCGGGAATACTTTAGAACACGCGTTTATCAGGGCAAGCTCCCTATCCGTGACTATCACACGCGGCATCATACATTCATGCAATATTGACTTGATCCGCTCAAGCACCCACACGTAGTTACCCCTTCGTTCTTTACAAATAACGGCATGTGCGATACAAAAAGACTTCCCAGTCGACGTCATACCCACAACCTGGACAAATGGCATGTTGTAGAGGTTTGTTTTGTAGGTCGCGTCGATCAACATCACGtgcgggaatgcacgccacatagTGATTGAATAAGGATGAACAAAGAAAATCTCTGTTACGACATCTGTTTTGGGATCTTGTCGGGTGTCGTAAATGAATCGGCGGTCATGCAGCAGGCTTTCCAGTGCCTGAATAGGATTCTTTCCGTCCATTATTGTCGCTCTAATTTTTTGTACCGCATTTTGCACGTCTTTCTGAACGTGCAGGCTGTCGGGGAACTGCTTTCTTAGGGTTTGAAATATGATAcgtggctccatgttttgagcagtTAGCTGCTCCACTAGCTTGT encodes:
- the LOC110921364 gene encoding uncharacterized protein LOC110921364, whose product is MEEMDFEVDIPEQPQRKRRARPPPDPLENHPYLEFPLESEAALRCEKLRKMHIGEHFAVSWKTLRKLEVEDWVRGFVPVDSPWDRLFELSFTPTYREILVEFLSSFEFHPRRPDEVVDPAQPPPPPEVSFRMAGQAREMSLAQFAVHSGLYTEAEIATDLYTKGLVMIDKPTLLGFWDLIADIRHWDHHQSKGRSTLIEDPLFRYLHKMISTSITARNKSREWCTSGDLFFLYCLLYKRPCALAYGLAQYFASAHHRQERGMLFGGAYVTKIAHSLGYHPENDRGRVGPAAQPKRMGMNTINGMHITKDFPCGKRLKNLDGTQYQLKELPEEFPLIYPPRDPEPPEPHDPAAVLPRPPQPRGPPGAPQFPRHVMPGPDPSHERLLRNVERNNYLLEWVAAALQQQRQHDGLPPLPFIADADWDQHQRQQQQHQEQQQQHQEQQQ
- the LOC110924669 gene encoding PKS-NRPS hybrid synthetase CHGG_01239-like: MSLTDLKNWVQETGKDNGYVIVTRRSKNIGGTTGMVWLVCDRSGEHRSKATVRKAGSKKIGCPFSLLAIRDVTNDTWELKVDCANHNHEPTTSLLGHAFVRRFTKAEYKLVEQLTAQNMEPRIIFQTLRKQFPDSLHVQKDVQNAVQKIRATIMDGKNPIQALESLLHDRRFIYDTRQDPKTDVVTEIFFVHPYSITMWRAFPHVMLIDATYKTNLYNMPFVQVVGMTSTGKSFCIAHAVICKERRGNYVWVLERIKSILHECMMPRVIVTDRELALINACSKVFPNAKRLLCHFHIQQNIARKCKEGFDKEDWGKFMSYWRTLCESSSEPMYKYNLEKMYNRLVVANRESVYDYVYENWLKDYKEMFVYAWTDKCRNFGQRTTNRVESQHANLKRYITRGSSLERIARCIIDIVETQYDEIQKSFTESIEKTMNHHRHQMLDNLRGKVSHEALDLLEKELLRKMDVLRKLNASCGCHMWLSKGLPCACRLENYNRTGRIIQLDEIDVFWRKLDLLPCKLVDEEVDIVAELNNVRQHLEAQSPVQQKSMLSKIKAVFTPKSSTKKPPIVQQNTRGRPTSKKVQERLDEAARLDQAARYSSYGEDSNVITASPKHRYDLPRHSSYVPSEGSRGTGSFVKSEKPKMQPNSSTSSKKKETRDDKVFPLIKGDEHLLCIKRFKNQIPSEFRSYISRIQDVTPDGHCGYRSVAVGLGFTEHAWPNIRRDLLLEIDHNKPRWKHVFETYNEGDFKRIRKSIEWHSVKGCDQSHWMEMPHVGLLIAQRYNIVLHVLSIEWSSTIFPLTDAPLDPRPQAITLVHVHGGHFIHAKLEGDYPMPLVNPMWSAHRSIAAKRWEEMYTPQLEHYYELMHPKSDRDKDREPSLNVIED